In the Maribacter sp. MJ134 genome, one interval contains:
- the hisB gene encoding bifunctional histidinol-phosphatase/imidazoleglycerol-phosphate dehydratase HisB — protein sequence MIEDKSSPVGKGGGRRVLFIDRDGTIIKETVDEQIDAFDKMVFYPKAFTYLGKIAKELDYELVMITNQDGLGTDVFPEHTFWPVHNFIIKSFENEEVVFDKVFLDRTFPHENANTRKPGTGLLTEYFSESYDLGNSFVIGDRLTDIELAKNLGAKGIFINDDTNLGTGEITVKREELDATIALETNDWEKIYEFLKLKARTADITRKTNETDICIALNLDGTGKSDIKTGLAFFDHMLDQLARHGQMDLTIKVNGDLEVDEHHTIEDTGIALGEVFAKALGNKLGIERYGFCLPMDDCLAQVAIDFGGRNWLVWDADFKREMVGDMPTEMFHHFFKSFTDGAKANLNVKAEGTNEHHKIEAIFKAFAKAIKMSVKRDVEKMVLPSTKGLL from the coding sequence ATGATTGAAGATAAAAGCTCCCCCGTGGGCAAAGGAGGAGGCCGTCGCGTTCTTTTCATTGATCGTGATGGAACCATCATTAAGGAGACCGTTGACGAGCAAATAGACGCTTTTGACAAAATGGTTTTTTATCCTAAAGCCTTTACCTATTTGGGGAAAATAGCCAAAGAACTAGATTATGAGTTGGTAATGATTACCAACCAAGATGGTTTAGGAACGGATGTATTTCCGGAACACACATTTTGGCCTGTGCATAATTTCATTATAAAATCATTCGAAAACGAGGAAGTCGTCTTCGATAAGGTTTTTTTAGATAGAACTTTTCCTCATGAGAACGCAAACACAAGAAAACCTGGTACTGGACTATTAACGGAATATTTTTCTGAAAGCTACGACCTCGGAAATTCCTTTGTCATAGGTGATCGGTTAACAGATATAGAGCTAGCCAAAAACCTTGGGGCCAAGGGTATTTTTATCAATGATGACACCAATCTAGGCACGGGTGAAATTACGGTAAAACGAGAGGAGCTTGATGCTACTATCGCCCTAGAAACCAATGATTGGGAAAAAATATATGAGTTTTTAAAACTTAAAGCACGTACGGCGGATATCACAAGAAAGACCAACGAGACGGATATTTGTATTGCACTAAATTTAGATGGTACCGGTAAAAGTGATATTAAGACCGGACTTGCTTTTTTTGACCATATGCTTGATCAGTTGGCGCGTCACGGACAAATGGACCTTACCATCAAAGTAAATGGAGATTTAGAGGTAGACGAGCATCATACCATTGAGGATACCGGTATAGCTTTAGGGGAAGTTTTTGCTAAGGCTTTGGGAAATAAATTGGGTATTGAGCGCTATGGATTTTGCTTACCCATGGACGATTGCCTTGCTCAGGTAGCAATAGACTTCGGAGGGCGTAACTGGTTGGTCTGGGATGCAGATTTTAAGAGGGAAATGGTAGGGGACATGCCCACTGAAATGTTTCACCATTTCTTTAAATCATTCACGGACGGTGCCAAAGCCAATTTAAATGTAAAGGCCGAAGGAACAAATGAGCATCATAAGATTGAGGCTATCTTTAAAGCTTTCGCCAAGGCTATAAAAATGTCCGTTAAGCGCGATGTGGAGAAAATGGTGTTGCCGAGTACAAAAGGGCTATTGTAG
- a CDS encoding DinB family protein, with protein sequence MDKEEQLVQELVNNALYRMDESTRMIKRSLEKVSDEELWSKPNASLNSIANLLLHLCGNISQYIISSLGETEDKRKRDAEFTTVGGLTKKELLQKLEETVDMAKRIIYDTDTEQFLKKRQVQGFTFSGVGIVLHAVEHYSYHTGQIAFWVKQLKNIDLGFYDGMDLNIKNKDS encoded by the coding sequence GTGGATAAAGAAGAACAATTAGTCCAGGAATTGGTGAACAATGCGCTTTATCGTATGGATGAGAGTACGCGTATGATTAAAAGAAGTCTGGAAAAAGTAAGCGATGAAGAATTATGGTCCAAACCTAATGCTTCCTTAAACAGTATCGCTAATTTATTGCTGCATTTATGCGGAAATATATCACAATATATTATTTCCTCATTAGGGGAAACCGAGGATAAAAGAAAACGAGATGCAGAATTCACTACTGTTGGAGGATTAACAAAAAAGGAGCTGCTACAAAAGCTTGAAGAAACCGTGGACATGGCCAAACGCATCATTTACGATACCGATACCGAACAATTTTTGAAAAAGAGGCAAGTTCAAGGATTTACCTTTTCCGGAGTTGGTATTGTGCTGCATGCAGTGGAACATTATTCGTACCATACGGGACAAATTGCATTTTGGGTAAAACAGTTGAAAAACATTGACCTAGGGTTTTATGACGGTATGGATTTAAATATTAAAAACAAAGATTCATAA
- a CDS encoding GNAT family N-acetyltransferase produces the protein MGKDFFISNDKNLLNIKAIKSFIADEYWGDGRTISDVEKTVKNSYCFGIYSLDNEQIGFARVVTDYIYFGYLMDVVIFERFQGKGYGKSLIEHVLQDSVIKGLKTIALKTKDAHGLYERYNFKKIGNSPLWMSIDKQKLD, from the coding sequence ATGGGTAAAGATTTTTTTATTTCAAATGATAAGAACTTACTGAATATAAAAGCAATAAAAAGCTTTATAGCGGATGAATATTGGGGTGATGGAAGAACAATTTCAGATGTAGAAAAAACTGTCAAAAACTCCTATTGTTTTGGAATATATAGCCTGGATAATGAACAAATCGGTTTTGCAAGAGTAGTTACCGATTATATCTATTTCGGTTACCTTATGGATGTGGTCATATTTGAACGATTCCAAGGAAAGGGATATGGAAAAAGTCTTATTGAACATGTATTGCAGGACAGCGTTATAAAAGGACTCAAAACAATAGCGTTGAAAACTAAAGATGCCCATGGTCTATACGAACGGTATAACTTTAAAAAGATTGGTAATTCTCCACTATGGATGAGTATTGACAAACAAAAATTAGACTAA
- a CDS encoding DUF418 domain-containing protein, whose protein sequence is MSSSKSARIEIIDSLRGLALAGILICHMTENYIGSMSPQSFNDAVHVGMIDNIIDGLIFFFLRGKFIALFSFLFGLSFFIQMDNGAKKGKPFGGRFLWRLIILLAIGYVHSLFYRGDILTIYAFLGLFLIPFYRIKSKWLLAISAILFLGIARYIVYFFIGTDSIWGGSPEMDNNAAWVVDYYNVLKEGSLWDVFKANGLQGHLDKADYQFSIFGRGYFTFAFFLIGLFIGRQEYFKNYRNHKKLLKNTVIWSSVILVVSLGLVAAAFSQVGPDGGLDSWFAMVGLSAVDIGNMAMTFLWIAIFVILYKKTKPERWLSKLAPYGRMALTNYVLQSIIGSLLLYGWGFGLIGELRQLYTFLIALVFIAIQVWLSKIWLSYYNYGPLEWLWRSLTFFKIFPFKKP, encoded by the coding sequence ATGTCATCATCAAAATCCGCTCGAATAGAAATCATTGATTCCCTAAGAGGTCTTGCCCTCGCGGGAATTCTAATCTGTCATATGACGGAGAATTATATAGGCTCCATGTCGCCCCAAAGCTTTAACGACGCAGTTCATGTTGGGATGATAGATAATATTATTGATGGTTTAATCTTCTTTTTTCTCCGAGGAAAGTTTATCGCCTTGTTCTCTTTTTTATTTGGACTGAGCTTCTTTATTCAGATGGATAATGGCGCAAAAAAAGGGAAACCCTTCGGAGGCCGATTTCTATGGCGTCTGATTATTTTATTGGCAATTGGATATGTTCACAGCCTTTTCTATAGAGGAGATATTTTAACCATTTATGCTTTTCTTGGCCTTTTCCTAATCCCTTTTTATAGAATTAAATCGAAATGGCTACTCGCAATTTCCGCAATTTTGTTTTTAGGCATTGCTAGGTATATCGTTTACTTTTTTATTGGAACGGATAGTATTTGGGGAGGTAGTCCAGAAATGGATAACAATGCGGCATGGGTCGTTGATTATTATAACGTATTGAAAGAAGGAAGTCTTTGGGATGTTTTCAAAGCTAATGGCTTACAAGGCCATTTGGATAAGGCCGATTATCAGTTCAGTATTTTTGGAAGGGGATACTTTACCTTCGCCTTTTTCCTTATAGGGTTGTTCATAGGACGGCAAGAATACTTTAAAAATTACAGGAACCACAAAAAATTACTAAAGAATACCGTGATTTGGTCTTCCGTAATCCTCGTCGTTTCCTTGGGACTTGTTGCTGCGGCATTCTCTCAAGTAGGCCCAGATGGCGGTCTGGATAGTTGGTTTGCAATGGTAGGCTTATCCGCTGTAGATATTGGTAATATGGCGATGACCTTTCTTTGGATCGCTATTTTCGTAATACTTTATAAGAAGACCAAACCGGAAAGGTGGTTGTCCAAATTAGCACCCTATGGCAGAATGGCATTGACCAATTACGTATTGCAAAGTATTATAGGCTCCCTATTACTTTATGGCTGGGGATTTGGTCTCATTGGAGAATTACGCCAACTATATACTTTTTTAATTGCATTAGTATTCATTGCGATTCAAGTATGGCTAAGTAAAATATGGTTATCGTATTATAATTATGGTCCGCTAGAATGGCTTTGGCGTAGCCTAACCTTCTTTAAAATCTTTCCTTTTAAAAAACCGTGA
- a CDS encoding AAA family ATPase, which produces MNLNYKEITTLGALKKSGYKTKSIKDELRDNLRERIKSGEETFTGVWGYENSVIPELERAILSRHNINLLGLRGQAKTRLARLIVNLLDEWVPVVEGSEINDDPLSPMSRFAMELIKEKGNKTPIAWLHREQRFSEKLATPDVTVADLIGDVDPIKAANLKLSYADDRVIHFGMIPRANRCIFVINELPDLQARIQVSLFNILEEGDIQIRGFKLRLPLDIQFVFTANPEDYTNRGSIVTPLKDRIGSQILTHYPDDIETARKITSQEAHLDDRQSNAVYVPDIAKDLLEQISFEARNSEYVDAKSGVSARTSITAFENLLSTAERRALLTGADSTMVRLSDFLGVIPAITGKIELVYEGEQEGADGVAAILIDDAVKSLFPKYFPEINKLERKDAETPYDELLHWFFQGEGFELLDDFTDEEYKRSLDGIPELNQLLKTHQPDFPKEDVYFLKELALWGLVSFKKLSKQRFEDGYQFKDLYGSFIRGL; this is translated from the coding sequence ATGAATTTGAATTATAAAGAAATTACTACACTAGGAGCGCTTAAAAAATCCGGTTATAAAACAAAGTCCATTAAGGACGAATTACGGGATAATCTTAGAGAACGCATAAAATCAGGGGAAGAAACCTTCACGGGAGTATGGGGTTATGAAAACTCCGTAATTCCTGAATTGGAACGCGCTATTTTATCAAGGCATAACATTAACCTATTAGGGCTTAGAGGTCAAGCTAAAACACGTTTGGCCAGATTAATTGTGAATCTGCTGGACGAGTGGGTGCCGGTAGTAGAAGGTTCTGAAATAAATGACGACCCCTTAAGCCCTATGTCGCGCTTCGCTATGGAACTCATAAAGGAGAAAGGAAATAAGACACCTATAGCCTGGTTGCACCGAGAGCAACGCTTTTCTGAAAAATTGGCCACGCCAGATGTTACCGTTGCAGATTTAATTGGCGATGTGGACCCTATTAAAGCGGCGAACCTAAAACTTTCCTATGCGGATGACCGTGTCATTCATTTTGGAATGATTCCGAGGGCAAATCGCTGTATTTTTGTGATCAACGAGTTACCTGATTTACAGGCACGTATACAAGTATCGCTCTTTAATATATTGGAAGAAGGCGATATCCAGATAAGGGGTTTTAAGCTACGCCTACCTTTGGATATTCAATTTGTGTTTACGGCAAATCCCGAGGATTATACCAATAGGGGAAGTATCGTTACGCCTTTAAAGGATAGGATAGGCTCTCAAATCTTGACCCATTATCCAGATGATATAGAAACGGCCAGAAAAATTACCTCTCAAGAAGCGCATCTGGACGATAGACAGTCTAATGCAGTCTATGTACCGGACATCGCCAAGGATTTATTGGAACAGATAAGTTTTGAAGCCAGGAACAGTGAATATGTAGATGCTAAAAGTGGGGTCAGTGCCCGTACAAGTATTACAGCGTTCGAAAACTTGCTGAGTACGGCGGAACGTAGAGCTCTCTTAACGGGAGCGGACAGTACCATGGTACGTTTAAGTGATTTTCTAGGGGTAATCCCCGCCATTACGGGTAAGATTGAGCTGGTCTATGAAGGAGAGCAGGAGGGGGCCGATGGCGTAGCGGCGATTTTAATCGATGACGCGGTAAAATCCCTGTTTCCCAAATATTTCCCTGAAATAAATAAACTGGAACGTAAAGATGCCGAAACACCGTATGACGAATTGTTACACTGGTTCTTTCAAGGTGAAGGCTTTGAATTGTTAGATGATTTTACGGACGAGGAATACAAACGCTCGTTGGACGGTATTCCAGAACTGAACCAGCTTTTAAAGACCCATCAACCGGATTTTCCCAAGGAAGATGTGTATTTTCTGAAGGAATTGGCACTGTGGGGATTGGTTTCGTTTAAAAAATTAAGTAAACAGCGCTTTGAAGATGGGTATCAATTCAAAGATTTATACGGTAGTTTTATACGCGGACTATAA
- the hisF gene encoding imidazole glycerol phosphate synthase subunit HisF, which produces MLAKRIITCLDIKDGRTVKGVNFVDLRDAGDPVELAAIYSEEGADELVFLDISATEQKRKTLAELVYKVGERINIPFTVGGGISSVADVDILLQNGADKVSINSSAVKNPQLINDLVAKFGSQCIVVAIDAKQINGNWIVHLVGGKVPTELNLFDWAKEVEERGAGEILFTSMDNDGTKDGFANEALAKLSTSLKIPIIASGGAGNMQHFTDTFVDGKADAALAASVFHFKEIKIKDLKEELQEKGIPVRL; this is translated from the coding sequence ATGCTAGCGAAGAGAATTATAACATGTCTGGATATTAAGGATGGAAGAACAGTAAAAGGCGTTAATTTCGTTGATTTGCGTGATGCTGGTGACCCGGTAGAGCTAGCAGCCATTTATAGTGAGGAAGGCGCAGACGAGCTAGTTTTTTTAGATATTTCCGCTACGGAACAGAAACGAAAAACCTTGGCAGAGTTAGTATATAAGGTTGGTGAAAGAATAAATATTCCTTTTACAGTAGGAGGAGGTATTTCTTCTGTGGCAGATGTGGATATCTTATTACAGAATGGAGCGGATAAGGTGAGCATCAATTCATCTGCCGTCAAAAATCCGCAGTTAATAAACGATCTAGTAGCCAAATTTGGATCTCAATGTATTGTTGTGGCTATTGATGCGAAACAGATTAACGGTAATTGGATAGTGCATTTAGTAGGTGGTAAAGTACCTACGGAACTAAACTTGTTCGATTGGGCAAAAGAAGTGGAAGAAAGAGGGGCAGGTGAAATTCTATTCACCTCTATGGATAATGACGGCACTAAAGACGGATTTGCCAACGAAGCACTGGCAAAATTATCCACAAGCCTTAAAATTCCCATAATTGCTTCTGGAGGAGCGGGAAATATGCAGCATTTTACCGATACCTTTGTTGATGGTAAGGCAGATGCTGCCTTGGCAGCCAGTGTATTTCACTTTAAGGAAATAAAGATTAAAGATTTAAAAGAAGAATTACAGGAAAAAGGAATTCCAGTAAGACTATAG
- a CDS encoding vWA domain-containing protein codes for MPMNIRKGFRFVPYEAPEQSTFDKLFEIFQELITHTSGDFDEAIDWLRELDKEYELTDDDYTIEDFIEELKAKGYIREEFEDGGGEMGEDGEEGKGPGNGAISITAKMERIIRQRALDQIFGKLKRSGSGNHKTGKSGQGDEHTGDFREYRYGDGLEHISMTESLKNAQVNHGIGSFQLSEEDLVVEDTQYKAQMSTILMIDISHSMILYGEDRITPAKKVAMALSELITTRYPKDTLDILVFGNDAWPISIKELPYLKVGPYHTNTVAGLQLAMDMLRRKRNTNKQIFMITDGKPSCLRMPDGTYYKNSVGLDDYIVEKCYNMARQARKMHVPITTFMIAQDPYLMKFIREFTEANKGKAFFTGLKGLGEMIFEDYESNRRKKLR; via the coding sequence ATGCCTATGAATATAAGAAAAGGATTCCGTTTCGTTCCCTATGAAGCACCTGAACAAAGCACTTTTGATAAGCTTTTTGAAATTTTTCAGGAACTCATTACCCATACTTCTGGAGATTTTGATGAGGCCATAGATTGGTTACGCGAATTGGATAAGGAATACGAACTCACCGATGACGATTACACCATTGAAGATTTTATAGAGGAATTGAAGGCCAAAGGTTACATCCGAGAAGAATTTGAGGACGGTGGCGGTGAAATGGGCGAAGATGGTGAAGAAGGAAAAGGACCCGGTAATGGAGCCATTTCCATAACTGCTAAAATGGAACGTATTATAAGACAGCGCGCTTTGGACCAAATATTCGGAAAACTGAAGCGTAGCGGTTCAGGGAACCATAAGACGGGAAAATCCGGTCAGGGTGATGAACATACGGGCGATTTTAGGGAGTACCGCTATGGAGATGGTCTGGAACATATTTCCATGACGGAAAGTCTTAAGAATGCACAGGTAAATCATGGTATCGGCAGCTTTCAGTTAAGTGAAGAAGATTTAGTGGTGGAAGACACCCAGTACAAAGCACAGATGAGTACCATACTGATGATAGACATTAGTCATAGTATGATTCTTTATGGTGAAGACCGTATAACTCCTGCGAAAAAGGTAGCTATGGCGCTTTCCGAATTAATTACCACGAGATATCCCAAGGATACTTTGGACATTTTGGTCTTCGGAAACGATGCCTGGCCCATATCCATAAAGGAATTGCCTTATTTAAAGGTTGGGCCTTACCATACCAATACGGTAGCCGGCCTACAGCTGGCCATGGATATGTTACGACGTAAACGAAATACCAACAAACAAATTTTTATGATAACCGACGGCAAGCCTAGCTGCTTGCGTATGCCAGATGGCACCTATTATAAGAACAGTGTTGGCCTGGACGATTACATTGTGGAAAAGTGCTATAATATGGCACGGCAGGCACGGAAAATGCATGTCCCAATCACTACCTTTATGATTGCGCAGGACCCTTATTTGATGAAGTTTATCAGGGAGTTCACGGAGGCTAACAAGGGAAAAGCATTTTTTACCGGTCTTAAAGGTCTGGGTGAAATGATATTTGAGGATTACGAATCCAATAGGCGTAAAAAGCTACGATAA
- the hisA gene encoding 1-(5-phosphoribosyl)-5-[(5-phosphoribosylamino)methylideneamino]imidazole-4-carboxamide isomerase codes for MRIIPAIDIIDGKCVRLSKGDYDTKKIYNENPLEVAKRFEAHGIQYLHLVDLDGAKSKHIVNHSILEQIASKTSLQIDFGGGLKTDEDLRIAFESGAIQVTGGSIAVKNAEVFLGWIAKHGSDKIILGADAMDEKVAVSGWQEESKEELIPFIEQYQSKGIQYVICTDISKDGMLEGPSFDLYQKILSSTSKERPLKLIASGGISTFDELPKLAELGCEGTIIGKAIYENRISLKQLETYIISRG; via the coding sequence ATGAGAATAATACCTGCCATAGATATCATAGATGGTAAATGTGTTCGCCTTTCTAAAGGGGATTATGATACCAAGAAAATATACAATGAAAACCCGTTGGAAGTGGCCAAGCGTTTTGAAGCCCACGGTATTCAATATTTACACTTGGTAGATTTGGACGGCGCAAAATCCAAACATATAGTTAACCATAGTATTTTAGAGCAAATAGCCTCAAAGACAAGTTTACAAATAGATTTTGGAGGAGGTTTAAAGACTGATGAAGACTTGCGTATCGCCTTTGAAAGCGGAGCTATCCAGGTTACGGGTGGAAGTATTGCGGTGAAGAATGCGGAAGTATTTTTGGGTTGGATTGCCAAACATGGTTCCGATAAAATCATTTTAGGCGCAGACGCTATGGACGAAAAAGTGGCCGTTTCTGGATGGCAGGAAGAATCTAAAGAGGAACTCATACCGTTTATCGAACAGTATCAGTCCAAAGGTATTCAGTATGTTATTTGTACGGATATTAGTAAAGATGGAATGCTGGAAGGCCCATCGTTTGATTTGTATCAAAAGATTTTGAGTAGTACGTCTAAAGAGCGACCGTTAAAGTTAATTGCTTCCGGTGGTATATCTACCTTTGACGAATTACCCAAATTGGCAGAATTAGGTTGTGAAGGTACCATTATCGGAAAGGCAATATATGAGAACAGAATCAGTCTTAAACAATTGGAAACATATATTATAAGTCGTGGATAA
- a CDS encoding DUF1853 family protein, with translation MLLQQCIGFINTPPLWVNEQFGLQQFAFPELQLKHFQPEPIPERIRLGHQMEYLCKQLLAYDTQYDVVLHNLPVRAGKQTIGEIDFILREQATHALVHVELTYKFYIIDTNITAPVHQLMGPNRRDMFFTKMEKIKKEQIPLLRSAPAVSALEQMGLSTEQIDHQVCYKAQLFYPYGINKVHIRPLNKDCLVGFWLKFEDFKRKEFSSYSYYIPFKSQWVVATHENVSWSSHFEILMDINLRMIQERAPMVWMRKANGLYEKLFVVWW, from the coding sequence ATGTTGCTTCAACAATGTATCGGATTTATAAATACCCCACCTTTATGGGTCAATGAGCAATTTGGGCTCCAACAATTTGCATTTCCAGAACTGCAGTTAAAGCATTTTCAGCCAGAACCTATTCCAGAAAGGATTCGATTAGGGCATCAAATGGAATATCTCTGTAAACAACTGCTAGCATATGATACGCAATACGATGTGGTCTTGCACAACCTCCCCGTAAGGGCGGGCAAACAAACTATAGGAGAGATAGATTTTATACTAAGGGAACAGGCTACACATGCTTTGGTACATGTAGAACTCACCTATAAATTCTACATCATCGATACCAATATTACAGCACCTGTTCATCAACTGATGGGACCTAATCGTCGCGACATGTTTTTTACCAAGATGGAAAAAATCAAGAAAGAACAGATTCCCTTGTTGCGTTCGGCTCCGGCAGTTTCAGCATTGGAACAAATGGGATTATCTACAGAACAGATTGACCATCAAGTTTGCTACAAAGCACAATTGTTTTACCCCTATGGCATTAATAAGGTACACATTAGACCGCTGAACAAGGATTGTCTTGTTGGATTCTGGTTGAAATTTGAGGACTTTAAGCGGAAAGAATTTAGTTCTTACAGTTATTATATTCCTTTTAAATCACAATGGGTAGTAGCGACCCATGAAAACGTCAGCTGGTCTTCGCATTTTGAAATACTTATGGATATTAATCTGCGTATGATACAAGAAAGGGCGCCTATGGTATGGATGCGAAAAGCTAATGGCCTTTATGAAAAATTATTCGTGGTCTGGTGGTAG
- the hisH gene encoding imidazole glycerol phosphate synthase subunit HisH, which yields MKIVIINYGAGNIQSIKFAIKRLGFEAILSSDIQEIRNADKVIFPGVGEASSAMKKLRDSGLDTIIPTLKQPVLGICLGMQLMCKSSEEGNTKGLGIFDVDVVKFTNDVKVPQIGWNQITGLESDLFKGIQNQEHIYLVHSFYAPVCNATIASCNYGIPYSAALQKDNFYGTQFHPEKSSAVGQEILANFLEM from the coding sequence ATGAAAATTGTTATTATAAATTATGGCGCTGGTAATATTCAAAGCATCAAATTTGCTATAAAACGATTAGGTTTTGAAGCAATTCTGAGCAGTGATATCCAAGAGATACGAAATGCGGATAAGGTCATCTTTCCTGGAGTAGGTGAGGCCAGTAGTGCTATGAAGAAACTCCGTGATAGCGGATTGGATACCATTATTCCCACCTTAAAACAGCCTGTATTGGGCATCTGTTTGGGAATGCAGCTTATGTGTAAGTCTTCGGAAGAAGGAAACACTAAAGGCTTAGGTATTTTTGATGTAGATGTGGTCAAGTTTACCAATGATGTAAAAGTTCCGCAGATTGGGTGGAACCAAATTACAGGTTTAGAATCAGATTTGTTTAAAGGAATCCAAAACCAAGAGCATATTTATTTAGTCCATAGTTTTTATGCACCGGTTTGTAATGCCACTATTGCTTCATGTAATTATGGTATTCCTTATAGTGCTGCTTTGCAAAAAGATAATTTTTACGGGACCCAATTCCACCCAGAGAAAAGTAGTGCAGTTGGTCAAGAGATATTGGCTAATTTTTTAGAAATGTGA